In the genome of Meles meles chromosome 16, mMelMel3.1 paternal haplotype, whole genome shotgun sequence, one region contains:
- the BTBD3 gene encoding BTB/POZ domain-containing protein 3 isoform X2: MVDDKEKNMKCLTFFLMLPETVKNRSKKSSKKTNSGGSGGSSSSSSSSSSNSKLPPVCYEIITLKTKKKKKMAADIFPRKKPANSGSTTVQQYHQQNLSNNNLIPAPNWQGLYPTIRERYIYCDEIDLAADTVLATLYAAKKYIVPHLARACVNFLETSLSAKNACVLLSQSCLFEEPDLTQRCWEVIDAQAELALKSEGFCDIDFQTLESILRRETLNAKEIVVFEAALNWAEVECQRQDLALSIENKRKVLGKALYLIRIPTMALDDFANGAAQSGVLTLNETNDIFLWYTAAKKPELQFVSKARKGLVPQRCHRFQSCAYRSNQWRYRGRCDSIQFAVDKRVFIAGFGLYGSSCGSAEYSAKIELKRQGVVLGQNLSKYFSDGSSNTFPVWFEYPVQIEPDTFYTASVILDGNELSYFGQEGMTEVQCGKVTVQFQCSSDSTNGTGVQGGQIPELIFYA, from the exons ATGGTAGATGACaaggaaaagaacatgaaatgtCTCACCTTCTTCTTGATGCTTCCAGAGACGGTAAAGAATAGGTCCAAGAAAAGCTCAAAGAAGACAAATAGCGGTGGCAgtggcggcagcagcagcagcagcagcagcagcagcagcaacagcaagtTGCCCCCAGTTTGTTATGAAATAATTACCTTGAAgactaaaaagaagaagaagatggctGCTGATATATTCCCTCGTAAAAAACCAGCCAACTCCGGCAGCACCACTGTCCAGCAGTACCACCAGCAGAATCTCAGTAACAACAACCTTATTCCAGCCCCAAACTGGCAGGGTCTCTATCCCACCATTAGAGAAAG ATATATCTATTGTGATGAAATTGACTTGGCTGCTGACACAGTGCTGGCCACTCTTTACGCTGCCAAAAAGTACATTGTCCCTCACCTCGCCAGAGCCTGCGTTAATTTCCTGGAGACCAGCCTGAGCGCCAAGAACgcctgtgtgctcctctcccaGAGCTGTCTGTTTGAGGAGCCAGACCTGACCCAGCGTTGCTGGGAGGTGATCGATGCCCAGGCCGAGTTAGCTCTCAAGTCTGAGGGATTCTGCGATATTGACTTCCAAACTCTAGAAAGTATCCTCCGCAGGGAAACTCTGAATGCCAAAGAAATTGTGGTTTTTGAGGCAGCGCTCAACTGGGCCGAAGTGGAATGCCAGCGACAAGATCTGGCTCTGAGCATTGAGAATAAGCGCAAGGTCCTCGGAAAGGCACTCTACTTGATCCGCATCCCCACGATGGCCCTGGATGATTTTGCAAATGGTGCTGCCCAGTCTGGAGTTCTGACTCTCAATGAGACCAACGACATTTTCCTCTGGTACACTGCAGCCAAAAAACCCGAGCTGCAGTTTGTGAGTAAAGCCCGCAAGGGCCTCGTCCCCCAGCGCTGTCACCGTTTCCAGTCCTGTGCCTATCGGAGCAACCAGTGGCGTTACCGGGGCCGCTGTGACAGCATCCAGTTTGCGGTTGATAAGAGAGTGTTCATCGCCGGCTTTGGGCTCTACGGCTCCAGCTGCGGCTCTGCGGAGTACAGCGCCAAGATCGAACTCAAGCGGCAGGGCGTCGTTCTGGGGCAGAACTTGAGCAAGTACTTCTCAGACGGCTCCAGCAACACCTTCCCCGTGTGGTTCGAGTACCCGGTGCAGATTGAGCCGGACACCTTCTACACAGCCAGCGTGATACTGGACGGCAATGAACTCAGCTACTTCGGACAGGAAGGCATGACGGAAGTTCAGTGTGGCAAGGTGACTGTCCAGTTCCAGTGCTCCTCGGATAGCACCAATGGCACTGGGGTGCAGGGCGGGCAGATCCCTGAACTCATATTCTATGCTTGA
- the BTBD3 gene encoding BTB/POZ domain-containing protein 3 isoform X1 gives MVDDKEKNMKCLTFFLMLPETVKNRSKKSSKKTNSGGSGGSSSSSSSSSSNSKLPPVCYEIITLKTKKKKKMAADIFPRKKPANSGSTTVQQYHQQNLSNNNLIPAPNWQGLYPTIRERNAVMFNNDLMADVHFVVGPPGGTQRLPGHKYVLAVGSSVFHAMFYGELAEDKDEIRIPDVEPAAFLAMLKYIYCDEIDLAADTVLATLYAAKKYIVPHLARACVNFLETSLSAKNACVLLSQSCLFEEPDLTQRCWEVIDAQAELALKSEGFCDIDFQTLESILRRETLNAKEIVVFEAALNWAEVECQRQDLALSIENKRKVLGKALYLIRIPTMALDDFANGAAQSGVLTLNETNDIFLWYTAAKKPELQFVSKARKGLVPQRCHRFQSCAYRSNQWRYRGRCDSIQFAVDKRVFIAGFGLYGSSCGSAEYSAKIELKRQGVVLGQNLSKYFSDGSSNTFPVWFEYPVQIEPDTFYTASVILDGNELSYFGQEGMTEVQCGKVTVQFQCSSDSTNGTGVQGGQIPELIFYA, from the exons ATGGTAGATGACaaggaaaagaacatgaaatgtCTCACCTTCTTCTTGATGCTTCCAGAGACGGTAAAGAATAGGTCCAAGAAAAGCTCAAAGAAGACAAATAGCGGTGGCAgtggcggcagcagcagcagcagcagcagcagcagcagcaacagcaagtTGCCCCCAGTTTGTTATGAAATAATTACCTTGAAgactaaaaagaagaagaagatggctGCTGATATATTCCCTCGTAAAAAACCAGCCAACTCCGGCAGCACCACTGTCCAGCAGTACCACCAGCAGAATCTCAGTAACAACAACCTTATTCCAGCCCCAAACTGGCAGGGTCTCTATCCCACCATTAGAGAAAG AAATGCGGTGATGTTCAATAATGATTTGATGGCAGATGTACATTTTGTGGTTGGGCCACCAGGTGGGACTCAGCGGTTGCCAGGACACAAA taTGTTTTAGCTGTTGGGAGCTCTGTGTTCCATGCAATGTTTTACGGAGAACTTGCTGAGGACAAAGATGAAATCCGTATACCAGATGTCGAACCTGCTGCTTTTCTCGCTATGCTGAA ATATATCTATTGTGATGAAATTGACTTGGCTGCTGACACAGTGCTGGCCACTCTTTACGCTGCCAAAAAGTACATTGTCCCTCACCTCGCCAGAGCCTGCGTTAATTTCCTGGAGACCAGCCTGAGCGCCAAGAACgcctgtgtgctcctctcccaGAGCTGTCTGTTTGAGGAGCCAGACCTGACCCAGCGTTGCTGGGAGGTGATCGATGCCCAGGCCGAGTTAGCTCTCAAGTCTGAGGGATTCTGCGATATTGACTTCCAAACTCTAGAAAGTATCCTCCGCAGGGAAACTCTGAATGCCAAAGAAATTGTGGTTTTTGAGGCAGCGCTCAACTGGGCCGAAGTGGAATGCCAGCGACAAGATCTGGCTCTGAGCATTGAGAATAAGCGCAAGGTCCTCGGAAAGGCACTCTACTTGATCCGCATCCCCACGATGGCCCTGGATGATTTTGCAAATGGTGCTGCCCAGTCTGGAGTTCTGACTCTCAATGAGACCAACGACATTTTCCTCTGGTACACTGCAGCCAAAAAACCCGAGCTGCAGTTTGTGAGTAAAGCCCGCAAGGGCCTCGTCCCCCAGCGCTGTCACCGTTTCCAGTCCTGTGCCTATCGGAGCAACCAGTGGCGTTACCGGGGCCGCTGTGACAGCATCCAGTTTGCGGTTGATAAGAGAGTGTTCATCGCCGGCTTTGGGCTCTACGGCTCCAGCTGCGGCTCTGCGGAGTACAGCGCCAAGATCGAACTCAAGCGGCAGGGCGTCGTTCTGGGGCAGAACTTGAGCAAGTACTTCTCAGACGGCTCCAGCAACACCTTCCCCGTGTGGTTCGAGTACCCGGTGCAGATTGAGCCGGACACCTTCTACACAGCCAGCGTGATACTGGACGGCAATGAACTCAGCTACTTCGGACAGGAAGGCATGACGGAAGTTCAGTGTGGCAAGGTGACTGTCCAGTTCCAGTGCTCCTCGGATAGCACCAATGGCACTGGGGTGCAGGGCGGGCAGATCCCTGAACTCATATTCTATGCTTGA
- the BTBD3 gene encoding BTB/POZ domain-containing protein 3 isoform X3 has protein sequence MAADIFPRKKPANSGSTTVQQYHQQNLSNNNLIPAPNWQGLYPTIRERNAVMFNNDLMADVHFVVGPPGGTQRLPGHKYVLAVGSSVFHAMFYGELAEDKDEIRIPDVEPAAFLAMLKYIYCDEIDLAADTVLATLYAAKKYIVPHLARACVNFLETSLSAKNACVLLSQSCLFEEPDLTQRCWEVIDAQAELALKSEGFCDIDFQTLESILRRETLNAKEIVVFEAALNWAEVECQRQDLALSIENKRKVLGKALYLIRIPTMALDDFANGAAQSGVLTLNETNDIFLWYTAAKKPELQFVSKARKGLVPQRCHRFQSCAYRSNQWRYRGRCDSIQFAVDKRVFIAGFGLYGSSCGSAEYSAKIELKRQGVVLGQNLSKYFSDGSSNTFPVWFEYPVQIEPDTFYTASVILDGNELSYFGQEGMTEVQCGKVTVQFQCSSDSTNGTGVQGGQIPELIFYA, from the exons atggctGCTGATATATTCCCTCGTAAAAAACCAGCCAACTCCGGCAGCACCACTGTCCAGCAGTACCACCAGCAGAATCTCAGTAACAACAACCTTATTCCAGCCCCAAACTGGCAGGGTCTCTATCCCACCATTAGAGAAAG AAATGCGGTGATGTTCAATAATGATTTGATGGCAGATGTACATTTTGTGGTTGGGCCACCAGGTGGGACTCAGCGGTTGCCAGGACACAAA taTGTTTTAGCTGTTGGGAGCTCTGTGTTCCATGCAATGTTTTACGGAGAACTTGCTGAGGACAAAGATGAAATCCGTATACCAGATGTCGAACCTGCTGCTTTTCTCGCTATGCTGAA ATATATCTATTGTGATGAAATTGACTTGGCTGCTGACACAGTGCTGGCCACTCTTTACGCTGCCAAAAAGTACATTGTCCCTCACCTCGCCAGAGCCTGCGTTAATTTCCTGGAGACCAGCCTGAGCGCCAAGAACgcctgtgtgctcctctcccaGAGCTGTCTGTTTGAGGAGCCAGACCTGACCCAGCGTTGCTGGGAGGTGATCGATGCCCAGGCCGAGTTAGCTCTCAAGTCTGAGGGATTCTGCGATATTGACTTCCAAACTCTAGAAAGTATCCTCCGCAGGGAAACTCTGAATGCCAAAGAAATTGTGGTTTTTGAGGCAGCGCTCAACTGGGCCGAAGTGGAATGCCAGCGACAAGATCTGGCTCTGAGCATTGAGAATAAGCGCAAGGTCCTCGGAAAGGCACTCTACTTGATCCGCATCCCCACGATGGCCCTGGATGATTTTGCAAATGGTGCTGCCCAGTCTGGAGTTCTGACTCTCAATGAGACCAACGACATTTTCCTCTGGTACACTGCAGCCAAAAAACCCGAGCTGCAGTTTGTGAGTAAAGCCCGCAAGGGCCTCGTCCCCCAGCGCTGTCACCGTTTCCAGTCCTGTGCCTATCGGAGCAACCAGTGGCGTTACCGGGGCCGCTGTGACAGCATCCAGTTTGCGGTTGATAAGAGAGTGTTCATCGCCGGCTTTGGGCTCTACGGCTCCAGCTGCGGCTCTGCGGAGTACAGCGCCAAGATCGAACTCAAGCGGCAGGGCGTCGTTCTGGGGCAGAACTTGAGCAAGTACTTCTCAGACGGCTCCAGCAACACCTTCCCCGTGTGGTTCGAGTACCCGGTGCAGATTGAGCCGGACACCTTCTACACAGCCAGCGTGATACTGGACGGCAATGAACTCAGCTACTTCGGACAGGAAGGCATGACGGAAGTTCAGTGTGGCAAGGTGACTGTCCAGTTCCAGTGCTCCTCGGATAGCACCAATGGCACTGGGGTGCAGGGCGGGCAGATCCCTGAACTCATATTCTATGCTTGA